A region of the Litchfieldia alkalitelluris genome:
AATACTAATATCGGGGCCTTAATCCCATGATTTCTTAAAGCGATTGCCTCATCTAAAATAGCGACTGCCAAACAGCTCGCACCCGCTTCAAGTGCCACCTTTGCTACTTGCACATCTCCGTGTCCATAGGCATTCGCTTTAACAACAGCAATGATTTGCTGCTCCTTAGAAAGGTGACGAATCATTGATTGAACATTAGCCGTAATATCATCTAAGTCAATCTCTACCCATGTATCACGATAAAACTCTCTCTCCACTACAACACTTCCCTTATGGTATACCGGATTAATATATGTAAGATTATTATCCCTATTCAACCTTTTTGTCAATGATGAGAAAAGCAAAAGCAAAAAAAGTGGCCTAGATTATAGGCCACTTGATCGTTTTTTATTTACTTCACTGCTTGCCCTTGTACAGAACGAGCAATCATTAATAACTCTTCTTGTGTTAAGTCTTCAGATGCAAGCATGAAATCCACTCCATCATGTGACCAAGAAACTGCTTGATCTGTTAAGGCACCGACAGTAAAGCCTAAGTCAACAGGCTCACCACTTACAGAAGTTGTTGTACCTACTTCAGACACTTGCGCTCTTTCTTGAATAAGTGTGAAGGATTTCTCCCCACCGAACGTCATGATAATTCTCTTACCATTTTCAGTTTCAATTTCTTTTTCCTCAACCAAATTCACGCCTTCAATTTCTACTTGTGGGTACATAACAGCAACCGGCTCATCTACCCCAGCCATTACTGGAACCTCAAGCAATGCACCAGACATGTTTTTCTCTACGTTAAATGCATTTTCATCAAACTCTGGATTAAATGTTGTTTTCGTAAATTCTACAATGAGTAGCGGATTACGATCAGGATCCATGACTTTCACACTTGCTGGTGTTAAATCTTTGTTAAAAGTAATCTCTTGTGTTGGAAGCATTTTATTATTTTTATAATTTGTTTTCGTTTCAAAAACGTATTTGTCTTTTTCAGCTGTGAATTTCGCCTCAGGATCACCCTCGATGTCCTGAACTAAAGACTCATACAAGTAAGCTTGACTACTATTTTGTGGCCAATCACTTTGGAATCGGAAGCTTTTATTAAGTGCAGGTGTTAAAACAAAGACTCCATCATCATTTCGCAAAATCATTTGACTTTGATCTTTTTGAGCATTTTTAAGATTCACTCGGTAATAGGCAGGAGTTTTGTGCCAAATCTCCACCTCATATACCTGTTGCTCGCTCCCAGTTTGCAATGTCATTTTTGCTTCTGCTTTATAGCCTGACAAACTTTCAACCTTTTCCCCTAGAGACTTTACAACATCTTCCTGAGACTTTTGACCACATCCCGCAAGTGCTATGATCGCGATTATTGCAAATACTGTCATTAATAATTTCTTCTTCATTCCTTCAACCCCTTTGCATCATTTCAACGAATTAAAGAGTCAAGGTGTTTGTATGATGATGAATAGTTCACTTAAAGGTGTTATACCGACCTAATAGAACCCCCTATTTTCTATTAATACTGGTTATACATGGCTTATTCTACTCCCTCGTTATCACGATGCCTTTTATCAACCATTCATCATCAACTACACCTTGTCTCCCCTTCTGACACCAATATATGAGGCAAAGTTGAGTAATATGCAGACTAGCTTGACAAGCTTTCAATAATTACTTGTGCAACTGCGTATTCTTTACTGTGAGATATTGATAAATGGACGTTTCGACCATCATTTATTTTTATTGAAGGTTTCCCTACTTCATTTGAGGTCACTTCAATATCAAGAAAGCTTAAATCCTTTCCAATCCCCGTTCCAACAGCTTTTGAATAAGCTTCCTTAGCTGCAAATCTTCCTGCTAAAAATTCAATTTGCCTTCGACCAATAAGCGAGTTGTAATGGTTTCTTTCGTTTTCTGTTAAAATTCGTTCGATAAATTTTTTTTGCCTGATTACAATTTTTTCAATTCGTTGAAGCTCAACAATATCAATACCAATTCCGATGATCATATTATGTAGAACCTTCCTTCTATTTAGATAATAAACTTCATATAATGTACAAACCTCAAAAATGGATGCAATCTATAGAGATGTGCTACGATTGAAACACAGCTATTTTTTTATAAAACTTTTTAAAAAATTCTAAAAGGAGTTTTTAAATGTTTACACGAACAGAAAGCTTTAAAGAATTTCTACGTTTTTACCCTATTATATCAGTCATTATTGCAATTCACATCTTCCTTTGGATTCTCTTAGCCTTGCCAGTACTTGGAGGAGGTTATCTACTGAATCAAATGGTAGGCTATAATGTGTTGATTAGTGAAGGAGAATATTGGCGATTACTAACACCCATTTTTGTACATGCAAGCTTTGGACATATGTTATTTAACTCATTTTCACTTGTTTTGTTTGGCCCTGCACTTGAACGCATGTTAGGAAAGGCGAAATTTATTGGAGTTTATCTTAGCACAGGTGTCCTTGCGAATCTTGCTACCTATGTAATTGAGCATGAACAATTTAGGCATGTAGGTTCATCAGGAGCAATTTTTGGATTATTTGGGGTTTATTTATATATGGTTCTAAAAAGAAAAGATTTAATCAGTTATGCCAATTCACAGCTTATTCTTACGATACTTGTGATTGGGGTAATCATGACGTTCTTGAATCCAAATATCAACATAATCGGACATGTGTTTGGATTAATTGCTGGTGTCCTTCTCGCTCCTGTGTTCATTGGGAAATCGAAAAGGTATGTTTAATTCTCTGACTAGCCTCGTTTCTTATTACAAAAATTAAAGTGGAAATTAAAACGAGTGTCAGTTTGTATATCAAATTGCCACTCGTTTTTTTATGGGTGTAATCTAAAAGCCATCGGATGGAGTAAATAGGGGAACAATGGTGTTGTATCCCATAATTTGATATAGGATTTATCTTACAAAAATTCTAGTAATAAACGGAGATTTTCCGGTTAACCGGCTGAATGGAGCTCTTTTCGGGATATATAAGCGGAAATTTTCCGCTTAAACAAAGAGAAATTGCTTATTTTTGGCTTTTTTGAGACGATAGCCGGAATCCTTCCGCCTATTTAAGCTAAATTAAGGGCTATTACATAATTAAGAGAACTTTCTACGCTTATTTATCAAAACAAACCAACCTGATTCCATCATCAGGGTCCGTGACGGCAGCTCTTTTGCCACATTGTATAACTATGAAAAAATAGCTCAGTCACTATACTGAGCTATTTCTAATATCCATTATTGATTGCCTGTTAAACTAGCCTTATTTGTTACCTCCATAAGCAATTCGTAATCCTTTCGATGAAACTTCACTTTCAGGTTTTACTAGAGGGAAAGATACCCGTTAAAAATTATCCTATCCCTCACTTTTGGAACTTCGTGAATACCACTTGAAGATTGCGAGACTATCTTCTTCGGCGATATCTAATACCTTAAAGCTTCTCCCTGTACCACTTGATAAAATCGACGCTTGGATAGTCGCTAATGAGCTCTGTTTCTGAAAAAGTGATTGTTGCTCTTGAAGGGCCTGAACCCTTCTCTTTTTAATTAACACTGTGACTCTACTAAAAAGACGAAAACGCAAGCCAATTTGTTTGGTTTCTTCACCCAAATGATAACCCGCATCTGAATATCTTTTGTATCCTAGAATGAAACTAATTGGAACTAACAACAAACTCCAATATGTCCAATTACCAAGAAAATAAATAAGAGGAGTGATTACAACAACCACAGGAAAAACTGCTCTTAATACATATCTAATTAAAGCTTTTTTTGGTGGTGTTGTAAAAACGGTATCGGCTTGATAATCTGAAACAAATAAACCTAAAGCGTGCTCTAGCTGATTTTTTTTCAATAAAGGAAAAAGCATGGTTGAAAATCCATCCTCTTTGTCGCCAGCTGAACCTCCAGCACTCTCAAGGTATACTGTTGTATATCCGAGTATTTGCCGAACTGGATTTTCCACCATTTTAATCGCTTGTATTCTCTTAATCGGTACAGTTAATCGTCTTCTCTCAAGTAACCCCCTGGTAATGATTAGTTCGTCACCTGATTTTTCAACTGAAAAATTAGCATACCGTAATACAACAATAAGCATTCCAACTAACCATGCAACTAATAAGAGTAAAATCGAAATTAGGACAAAGTAAACGACCATATTAATTTTAAGATAATCTTCAATTCCTTCAAAAATTAAATCGTAAGGTATAATTTCATCTACTTGTGAAAAAAAGGCGATTAAACCAGAAAAGACAATGCCTATTCCTCCAGAAGTTGTAGCCGCGATAAAAAGTTCCTTTTGATTCATTTGATAAGTATTTGTTGATTGCTCCTGTTTCTCTTGATGATGGTGCTCTTTGTTGACTTTCGTTAAACACTCCTGAAGTCGGTCTGCTTCGGTTTGAGTGATCGCAGTTAATACAGCCTCTGCTTCAGCACCTCCTCCAGCAGTCTCTACCTGTAGCTTCACCAACTTAAAGAGGCGCTGAATCACGCCAGAAGTTACATTAATCGTTTGAATCCGTTCAATTGGTATATACCGTTTTTTTCTGACAAAGACTCCATATTCGATTCTTAGCTCGTCGTCCTCGATTCGATACGTAAATCGATACCAATGCAAAATACCTGATGTTACAATTCCGACTAAAATAAGCGCCAGACCCACAACCTGTAATAAATCGACAAGCGGATTCTCACCTCTGCCACCAATAAATATAAATAGAACTAGCGGAAACAGAAGTTCACGAATCCTTTGAATAAACGTTATTACCGCAGCATACGGATGCATTCTTCTTGGCTTAGACATCATCATCATTCACCATAGCTAACTTAGAAATTAAATCTCGCAAATGATCTGCTTCCTCAAGATCTAGGGCCGGAATTTCGTGTACGGTTGCAGCAGTTGAAATTGTGACCGAGGCTAATTTATGTGCTCTTAAAATTGGCCCTTGATATGTATCGACATGTTGTACCCTTATCATAGGGATAGTCGTTCTTCGCACAACAAAAACACCTTGTTGAATATCGATTTCATGCTCTAAAACTTCATACCGCCATCTTTTCCATTTTATTTTTGGAACGAAAATAACAGTTATTATCGTTTCTAAAACAGAAGCTATGAATATGATAATCACTATCCAGTAAGGCCATTCAAAAAGATATGTTAAAACGAGAACCCCTATAACTGCAATCCATCCAACAGCAGATGTAATTAATGCTGAAATTCTCCATGCAGGTAATGCCCGCTCACTAATTTGATTTTTAGGTGCACCCCTCATTGTTCTCCTCCAATATTCATTCATGTGATTAAAGTATAATGTATTTATGCATACCAGGAAAGAATATTGGTTAATGGATTTTAAAACTAGAAGCATCTATAAATTCAATTTCAGGATACTTTTTCAGATCCTCGACAAGCTTAAATAGAGCATTGTCTTTTTGTTTAGCTTCTATCATACAGTCCATTTCATCAACACTACCCTTCACATTTGAAAGAAACCGCATGAACATAGAATCATCAATATAATCGGCATGTGCACGAAATTCTTTTTCATTTCTTGGACTGGAAATATGCATCTTTAAAGGTAACCTTGAGTGTGACCATGTTCCTACGACTCTCTCCCATTCGCTTTCCCAATCCGGAACTTCATGATGGGCAAGATGGTGATGGTAATCAAAAACAATCGGTACCGAAAGCTTTTCACATAAATATAACGTATCAAGTAGGGTAAAGGTAGTATCATCATTTTCGAGCATTATCATCTTTTGAATGGGAACAGGAATATTCCCCCAGTTTTCAATAAATTGTTCTAGCGCTCTATCTTTGTCATTGTATGCTCCCCCAACATGAATCACACAACGATGTTCACGGTCGATGTTCATGCCGCGTAATAACGCCTCATGAATCATTAAATTTTTAATCGATTGTTTGATGATCTCCTTCTGTTCTGTTGTAAATACTACAAAGTGATCTGGATGGAAACCAACCCGCATCGAGTGTTCCTTGGTGAACTCACCAATTTCTTCGAGAATATGTTTTAGTGGTCGCATAAATTTCCAATCGGACACTTCCTCATGTCCAGCCAAAGGAATTAATCTGGAGCTCAGCCTAAAAAAATGGATATCGTGAGCTGCATTGTATTTTAACAACCTAAGACAATTTTCAAGATTGCTAATCGCAATGCGTTCAAGCTTACTAATAGCAGCCTCTCGGTCTTTTATTTTTTGAAACTGAGCAACCGTCATGGTTTGGGAAGGCGAACTGTTTTGTAGATTCATACTCATTGCTACATAACCTAATCTTACAATTGTCATGAAGGCACCTCATTTATAAATAATTTTCAATTAGTATGCCCTTGTATTGCTTATAAACAAGGTCTATTTAAAATAAGAGGCGGGGTATTTGGCCGACTGAGGCTCCTTCGGGGTTAGATTTTCACATTGAGGGAAATTCAGACAGCTTGAGGGGCCAAAGAGGGAAGGCTGTCCGAAGTTGGTTGAGGTTCAGACAGCTTGAGGATCAAAAGAGAGAAAGCTGTCCGAACTTGGCTGAGGTTCAGACAGCTTGGGAGACACAAGAGAGAAAGCTGTCCGAACTTGGCTGAGGTTCAGACAGCTTGAGGATCAAAAGAAAGAAAGCTGTCCGAATTAGCTAAGGTTCAGACAGCTTAAGGATCAAAAGAGGGAAAGCTGTCCGAACTTGGATGAGGTTCAAACAGCTTGAGGGAGAACACAGATAAAGCTGTCCGAACTTAGCTTAGGTTCAGACAGCTTGAGGGAGAAAACAGATAAAGCTGTCCGAACTTGGCTTAGGTTCAGACAGCTTGGGAGACAAAAGAGAGAAAGCTGTCCGAACTTGGCTGAGGTTCAGACAGCTTGGGAGACACAAGAGAGAAAGCTGTCCGAACTTGGCTGAGGTTCAGACAGCTTAAGGATCAAAAGAGGGAAAGCTGTCCGAACTTAGCTTAGGTTCAGACAGCTTGAGGGAGAACACAGAGAAAGCTGTCCGAACTTGGCTGAGGTTCAGACAGCTTAAGGCTCAAAAGAGGGAAAGCTGTCCGAACTTAGCTTAGGTTCAGACAGCTTGAGAAAGAAAACAGATAAAGCTGTCCGAACTTGGCTTGAATTCAGACAGCTTGAACGAGAAAACATGTAATGCTGTCCGAACCTTGGTAGAATGTCCGATCGGCTGAGTTCCGTATATGTATTTGTGTTAAAAATTCGCCTAACTAATATTAATCTTTACTGTAGGCTCCTCCTTTGCAATTGGGAAGGACTGATCTAGTATGGTTGTACAGTTGGGGCAACGACTGGCTTCTGCTGGGATAGCCATGGAGCAAGCTGGACATTGTTTAGAAGTATAAGAGGATGGAGAACTACGTAGTTTATTTACTTGTTTGATGGTAATAAATGTAGCAAACGCAACAATTCCAAAATGAAAAACTGTATTCAGAAAATGACCATAATTTATCGTTGCAGCACCTGCCTCCTTTGCCTCAGATAGCGAAGCATAACGGTGTGTAGATAAATTTATGTACAAATTCGAAAAATCGACCCTTCCTACAAGCAAACCTATGGGTGGCATAATAACATCTGTTACTAACGAATCGACAATCTTTCCAAAAGCTGTCCCGATTATAACCCCTATTCCCATATCTATGACATTTCCTCTTATTGCAAATTCCTTAAATTCTTGTATCACTTTCATGCTAATCACTCCTCTATTTAAGCCTATGTTAGAAGGGAATTGGGATATGCTACAGAAATTACATTTTAGGTCACGGGCACATGTGTTATATGTGAGAAATAAAAGCGGTGAGCTTTGTTCAAGTTGGGTGTTGACTTCATCCGCCATTTCCCTAATTATTCCAACAAAAAAAAAAACAGTGCTATTACACACTGTTTTTTTTTCAGTCATATTAAGCTTCACTCTTACGGAAGTTTCTTCTCTTACTTCCAGCTTGAGTAGAAGATTGCCTATTACGATTGCGATCTCCGCCACCTGAACGGCTTTTACCTTGCTGTTGACCACCTTTATAGCGGTTACGGCCGTCGCCGCCTCTACCGCCGCCGCCAGCTCCACCTGAACGCTCTCTTTTTGAACGAAGTGGCGCTTCTTCTGTAAGCTTAATTGGTGTTTCGTCAGGCTCTTTTGTCATCATTTTGATTGCCGCAGCTACAACTGATACTGAATCATGCTCTTCTAAAAGCTCTTCTGCAGCACGCTTGTAGTAAGAGATGTTTTCGTTAGCAATTGTACTAGTCAGCTTTTCAATCGTCATTTTTTGTTGACCTTCTAATGCCTCATCAAGAGTCGGAGGAGTCAAGCGCTCCATTTTACTCTTTGTTGTTCTTTCAACATTTTTAAGTTGACCCATTTCTCTCGGGGTTACAAAAGTCAGTGCCATACCATGTTTACCAGCACGACCTGTACGTCCAATACGGTGAACATAGCTTTCTGGATCTTGAGGAATATCAAAGTTGTAAACATGTGTTACACCTGAGATATCAAGTCCACGAGCCGCTACATCTGTTGCAACTAGCACTTCAATTGATCCTTCTTTAAATTTGCGAAGAACCGAAATACGTTTTGCTTGGGTTAAGTCACCATGAATACCTTCAGCTGCATACCCTCTTAATGTTAAAGCTTCTGAAAGCTCATCAACACGGCGCTTTGTACGACCAAAGATAATAGCTAATTCTGGTGATTGAATATCTAACAAGCGAGTTAAGATATCAAACTTTTTCTTCTCTTGTGTTTCAACATAGTACTGCTTAATATTTGGCGTAGTCATTTCTTTTGTTTTTACTTTAACAATTTGAGGATCCTGCATGAATCTTTCAGCAATACGCTGAATTGGTCCTGGCATTGTTGCAGAGAAAAGTAATGTTTGGCGCTCATCAGGAATTCCAGCTAAGATTGCTTCGATATCCTCAATGAATCCCATGTTTAACATTTCATCTGCTTCGTCTAAAACAACTGTGTGTACATTTTGTAAACGCAATGTTTTACGGTTAATATGGTCAATGATTCTTCCTGGAGTACCAACAATAATATGTGGGTGTTTTTTTAATGAACGAATTTGACGGCTTATATCTTGACCACCATAAATCGGTAAGATACTCACACGGTTAAATTGACCAATTTTGTTTAATTCTTCAGATACCTGAATTGCTAATTCTCTTGTTGGAGCAACTACAATCCCTTGAACTGTGTCAATGTTGATATCGATTTTCTGAATCAAAGGAATACCAAAAGCAGCAGTCTTTCCTGTTCCTGTCTGCGCTTGTCCAATTACATCTTTACCTTCTATTGCAATTGGAATAGTTTGTGACTGAATTGGTGTAGCTTCCTCAAATCCCATTTTACTAATTGATTTCATTAACGATTCATTAATACCTAATTCTGCAAATGTTGCCAATATTTTTCAATCTCCTTTTATTTAACATATAATTACAATGAAAAAAATGACTTGTTAGACGGTAAACTTATAGATACTTGACTAACGCCTTGTTAGGTCAATTATAATGTTTCACTTCGGTCACTTCACTGTAAGGCAACTATATGTATTCCATGATCATCATAGATGAAGATTTGATACGTACGTTCTGTAATAATACCTTACACTTTTGTACCAATTGCGAAATCACCTATTTTCTCAACTCGAGTATAGGCGATTGCCAGTTCCTAGAAAGAGTAAATTTCCTATTTTTACTCTTAAAAAAAGGACAGTTCCGTAAAACGGAGATCATGCCCAAGGTTCACGTCCAATAAGTTAAACTAAGGAATGATTTTCTAAAAAAACCATCTTCCTCCTTTAACACTGTAAATGTTATCTTAACACTTCACTATCATAATTGCAATCTTGAGGCAAAGATATTTAATTATAGAGTTATTATTGGTTGCTCTTCTGCTATTTATGTAAAAATAAATAAACTTCTTTAAAAAGAATCTCTTGATCTTCACTATGACATACATGATGCTTCGATTGAGGTAATAAACAAAGCTTTTTCTCTTTCGCAATAATCTTTTCATATAAATAATGAGCACTCTTAATTGGAACTATGCCGTCACATTCTCCTTGTATGATTAGTGTAGGAATATCAATGTCCTTAAATTTAGGTCTAACTAATCGAACAAGCTTTCTAAACTCCATCGTCGCTTTCAATGGAGTATGAACAATTTTCTCTTTATACCTTATAAAAAGTTCATTTTCATTAATCGAACCTCTTACAGCATCAGCTACCATGTCTTTCACATCCGTAAACAATTGTTTTGGATTCACATAATAAACTGCCGCACTAAGTAATACAAGTTTCTTTATCGGATATTTAGATGCTAAATATCCCGCGATGATTCCTCCCATTGAAAAACCAATCACAAAGACTTCGTCACAAACATCCAGTAGCTTTTGCAATTCATCTTCAGCATGACGCAACCATTCGCTATTAGATATTCCCTTTAATTCTAATGTTTCCCCATGTCCAGGTAAGGTAGGCATGACAATTAACCAATCTGTATGCTCCTTAAGATATGTGGCTAAAGGCTCAACTTCGTACGGCGAACCTGTAAACCCATGAATACACAAACAACCTATCATTCCAATCACCCTAAAAACCGTTTTATTTTCTCTTCTATTGTTATGATATATAAACCTTTATTTTTTCAGTCAAATTTTTTTTGTAATATTTTTGTAACAAAAATGAAACATTTCCATTTTTCATACGTCTATATAGTATACGAATTAACAAGGAGGAATTAATATGAACAAATTTTTAACTTTTAGCAAAGAAAAAACAAATGAAATTATGAGTGAATTCATCCCTTATTCTATTGGCATTGCGTTTATTTTATTGGTGATTAAGCCTTTTATAAGCTAAAAAAAACACCCCATATGTTGGAGTGTTTTTTTATTGAGTTAACATATATTTTACAGGATGGTGATTTTACCTTTAAGAAGAAAAGATGCAACTCTACTTCGTTCATAATGAGTGTAAAATACCTTTCGAAAGCAACAATTTTATAAAAATCCTATTGTAGTGCATTCACTA
Encoded here:
- the acpS gene encoding holo-ACP synthase: MIIGIGIDIVELQRIEKIVIRQKKFIERILTENERNHYNSLIGRRQIEFLAGRFAAKEAYSKAVGTGIGKDLSFLDIEVTSNEVGKPSIKINDGRNVHLSISHSKEYAVAQVIIESLSS
- a CDS encoding alpha/beta hydrolase; amino-acid sequence: MIGCLCIHGFTGSPYEVEPLATYLKEHTDWLIVMPTLPGHGETLELKGISNSEWLRHAEDELQKLLDVCDEVFVIGFSMGGIIAGYLASKYPIKKLVLLSAAVYYVNPKQLFTDVKDMVADAVRGSINENELFIRYKEKIVHTPLKATMEFRKLVRLVRPKFKDIDIPTLIIQGECDGIVPIKSAHYLYEKIIAKEKKLCLLPQSKHHVCHSEDQEILFKEVYLFLHK
- a CDS encoding PH domain-containing protein gives rise to the protein MSKPRRMHPYAAVITFIQRIRELLFPLVLFIFIGGRGENPLVDLLQVVGLALILVGIVTSGILHWYRFTYRIEDDELRIEYGVFVRKKRYIPIERIQTINVTSGVIQRLFKLVKLQVETAGGGAEAEAVLTAITQTEADRLQECLTKVNKEHHHQEKQEQSTNTYQMNQKELFIAATTSGGIGIVFSGLIAFFSQVDEIIPYDLIFEGIEDYLKINMVVYFVLISILLLLVAWLVGMLIVVLRYANFSVEKSGDELIITRGLLERRRLTVPIKRIQAIKMVENPVRQILGYTTVYLESAGGSAGDKEDGFSTMLFPLLKKNQLEHALGLFVSDYQADTVFTTPPKKALIRYVLRAVFPVVVVITPLIYFLGNWTYWSLLLVPISFILGYKRYSDAGYHLGEETKQIGLRFRLFSRVTVLIKKRRVQALQEQQSLFQKQSSLATIQASILSSGTGRSFKVLDIAEEDSLAIFKWYSRSSKSEG
- a CDS encoding rhomboid family intramembrane serine protease — encoded protein: MFTRTESFKEFLRFYPIISVIIAIHIFLWILLALPVLGGGYLLNQMVGYNVLISEGEYWRLLTPIFVHASFGHMLFNSFSLVLFGPALERMLGKAKFIGVYLSTGVLANLATYVIEHEQFRHVGSSGAIFGLFGVYLYMVLKRKDLISYANSQLILTILVIGVIMTFLNPNINIIGHVFGLIAGVLLAPVFIGKSKRYV
- the mscL gene encoding large-conductance mechanosensitive channel protein MscL, which produces MIQEFKEFAIRGNVIDMGIGVIIGTAFGKIVDSLVTDVIMPPIGLLVGRVDFSNLYINLSTHRYASLSEAKEAGAATINYGHFLNTVFHFGIVAFATFITIKQVNKLRSSPSSYTSKQCPACSMAIPAEASRCPNCTTILDQSFPIAKEEPTVKINIS
- a CDS encoding LolA family protein, whose translation is MKKKLLMTVFAIIAIIALAGCGQKSQEDVVKSLGEKVESLSGYKAEAKMTLQTGSEQQVYEVEIWHKTPAYYRVNLKNAQKDQSQMILRNDDGVFVLTPALNKSFRFQSDWPQNSSQAYLYESLVQDIEGDPEAKFTAEKDKYVFETKTNYKNNKMLPTQEITFNKDLTPASVKVMDPDRNPLLIVEFTKTTFNPEFDENAFNVEKNMSGALLEVPVMAGVDEPVAVMYPQVEIEGVNLVEEKEIETENGKRIIMTFGGEKSFTLIQERAQVSEVGTTTSVSGEPVDLGFTVGALTDQAVSWSHDGVDFMLASEDLTQEELLMIARSVQGQAVK
- a CDS encoding PH domain-containing protein yields the protein MRGAPKNQISERALPAWRISALITSAVGWIAVIGVLVLTYLFEWPYWIVIIIFIASVLETIITVIFVPKIKWKRWRYEVLEHEIDIQQGVFVVRRTTIPMIRVQHVDTYQGPILRAHKLASVTISTAATVHEIPALDLEEADHLRDLISKLAMVNDDDV
- the uvsE gene encoding UV DNA damage repair endonuclease UvsE, which codes for MTIVRLGYVAMSMNLQNSSPSQTMTVAQFQKIKDREAAISKLERIAISNLENCLRLLKYNAAHDIHFFRLSSRLIPLAGHEEVSDWKFMRPLKHILEEIGEFTKEHSMRVGFHPDHFVVFTTEQKEIIKQSIKNLMIHEALLRGMNIDREHRCVIHVGGAYNDKDRALEQFIENWGNIPVPIQKMIMLENDDTTFTLLDTLYLCEKLSVPIVFDYHHHLAHHEVPDWESEWERVVGTWSHSRLPLKMHISSPRNEKEFRAHADYIDDSMFMRFLSNVKGSVDEMDCMIEAKQKDNALFKLVEDLKKYPEIEFIDASSFKIH
- a CDS encoding DEAD/DEAH box helicase; translation: MATFAELGINESLMKSISKMGFEEATPIQSQTIPIAIEGKDVIGQAQTGTGKTAAFGIPLIQKIDINIDTVQGIVVAPTRELAIQVSEELNKIGQFNRVSILPIYGGQDISRQIRSLKKHPHIIVGTPGRIIDHINRKTLRLQNVHTVVLDEADEMLNMGFIEDIEAILAGIPDERQTLLFSATMPGPIQRIAERFMQDPQIVKVKTKEMTTPNIKQYYVETQEKKKFDILTRLLDIQSPELAIIFGRTKRRVDELSEALTLRGYAAEGIHGDLTQAKRISVLRKFKEGSIEVLVATDVAARGLDISGVTHVYNFDIPQDPESYVHRIGRTGRAGKHGMALTFVTPREMGQLKNVERTTKSKMERLTPPTLDEALEGQQKMTIEKLTSTIANENISYYKRAAEELLEEHDSVSVVAAAIKMMTKEPDETPIKLTEEAPLRSKRERSGGAGGGGRGGDGRNRYKGGQQQGKSRSGGGDRNRNRQSSTQAGSKRRNFRKSEA